A section of the Oryza sativa Japonica Group chromosome 1, ASM3414082v1 genome encodes:
- the LOC136351783 gene encoding uncharacterized protein yields MDTRVLPVPMGRAMAAEFRRRGDDPDDVYGTVARVLSYIHYTLPSPPVSATTRLCALTPHDVVDRISTLPDELLSKVVSHLPVKDVARTTAGARYGALCRSRRMSSPPRRTAAGSPPIHRPLRRRPAPWPAWPVPPSSLTSGPVDGCPIAWCSLPEPPHHLLGPSSSTSYALSRCKQKRRHRGCGIGRLRHQP; encoded by the coding sequence ATGGACACCCGTGTGCTACCTGTACCCATGGGCCGCGCAATGGCGGCCGAGTtccggcggcgcggggacgaCCCAGATGATGTGTATGGGACCGTGGCACGCGTGCTCTCCTACATCCACTACACCCTCCCCAGCCCGCCCGTCTCCGCTACCACACGCCTCTGCGCACTTACCCCGCACGACGTCGTCGACCGCATCAGCACCCTCCCTGACGAGCTCCTCAGCAAGgtcgtctcccacctccccgTCAAGGATGTCGCGCGCACTACCGCTGGAGCCCGGTATGGTGCTCTATGCCGCTCGCGGCGGATGAGCTCCCCACCACGCCGGACTGCCGCCGGGTCCCCTCCGATCCACCGCCCACTCCGTCGCAGGCCCGCTCCATGGCCTGCATGGCCGGTCCCGCCTTCCTCACTGACCTCCGGACCAGTTGACGGTTGCCCAATAGCCTGGTGCTCTCTGCCGGAACCACCTCATCACCTCCTCGGGCCATCTTCATCTACCTCCTACGCCCTGTCCCGGTGCAAGCAGAAGCGGCGGCACCGCGGCTGTGGCATCGGACGACTTCGACATCAACCTTGA
- the LOC134413643 gene encoding uncharacterized protein LOC134413643 → MAASTKALALLFAVLVALVAATAAVRVLEEEAVELGGLAPAPAPANAAGAVAPGAWAVAAVVSLLAFLAH, encoded by the coding sequence ATGGCGGCGTCGACCAAGGCCTTGGCTCTCCTCTTCGCGGTGCTCGTCGCGctcgtggcggcgacggcggccgtgagagtgctggaggaggaggccgtcgaGCTGGGCGGCCTCGCGCCTGCTCCCGCGCCGGCCAACGCGGCGGGCGCCGTCGCGCCGGGGGCGTGGGCCGTGGCCGCGGTCGTCTCGCTCCTGGCCTTCCTCGCGCATTGA